In the genome of Methanophagales archaeon, the window CATATTTTGGTTCACCGGGTGCATTCCTCGTTGATTCCCATTTCCGTCCTGTTGGGAAACCGCCACCACCGCGTCCACGTAAATTCGACTTCTTCACTTCCTCCAGTACTTCCTCTGGTGTCATCTCCTCCAGCACCTTAGCCAGTGCCTGATAACCGCCAATGGAGATATAATCCTCGATATTTGTGGGCTCAATTACGGGGTTATCGCCGAATACAAGCCGTGTTTGATACTTATAAAATGGGATATCTGATTCGCGCACTATTCGCTCACCAGTATTGGGGTCTGTATAGAGTAGGCGTTCGACGATTTCGTGCCCTTTTATGCTCTTACTGATTATCTCTGGTACATCCTCTGGTGAGACATTGAGATAGCATATATCATAGGGATAGATGGTTACTATCGGTCCTCTCTCACAGAATCCATGACAGCCAGTCCTTCTGAAACTCACGGTATCAGATAAGCCCTGTTTCTCCAACTCCGCTTTTATTGCATTGGCGACAGCATCGCTACCGGTAGCGCAACACGCAGTACCGGAACAGAGGGTGATGAGCGGCTTATCAGGATCACGCTTCGCTAATATTGCACTCTGTAACGCCAACAAATCCTCCTTACTCTTAACTCGAGACATTTTCTCCTGCTACTTGTAGCTCTGTAAGAGGTCCTCCACTTCCGACGGCGTTACCTTGCCGTGATAATCTCCATCTACCACCACTACTGGTCCCATAGCGCAGCACCCAAGGCAGTTCACACGTCTAAGGGTGAACCGCATATCTTGCGTAGTCTCTCCCTCCTCTATACCCAGACTCTCCTTTACGCGGTCCATAATCCTGGGTGCACCACGTACCTGACATGCAGTACCCAGACATACCTGTATTACATGTCGTCCAACAGGACTAAGACTCATCGCCTTATAAAAGCTCGCTATCCGGTATATCTGGCTCTTTGGAATATGCAGCCGCTCGCTTATTCGCGCAATCACCCCCCTTGGTATCCAGTTGAATTCGCTCTGCAAATCAAGAAGCATCTGGATCAGAACGCCCTCCTCCCCCTCGTATCTGTCTATTATCTCCTCTACCCTATTCAGGTCTATCTCTACCATTCCTCCTCCATCTACCCTCTGAGGAGGAGCAGAGATATAAGCTTTACTATTTTTTCATTTCAAGGTGTAGTGTAATGTATAGTGTGGTTAATGTAGAGAGTAGAGGGGAGAGGAGAGAGGAGAAGCAGGGTGACGAAGAAAGTTGGTATTGCGGATACAACGTTTGCACGCTATGATATGGCTGCTGTAGCGATAGAAGAGCTTAAGAAAGCCGCATCTGTTCGTATAGAGCGGTACACGGTGCCGGGCATGAAAGACCTGCCAGTAGCGGCAAAGAAGCTGATAGAGGAGAAGGATTGTGATATCGTGATGGCATTTGCAATGCCTGGACCTGCGGATATAGATAAGCAATGTGCGCATGAAGCTTCTCTTGGTATCATTGCCGCACAACTTCTCACCTCCACGCATATAATTGAGGTCTTTGTGTACGAGGATGAAGCGGGAGATGATAAGGAGCTGGCATGGCTTGCAGAGCGAAGAGCGAGGGAGCATGCACGGAATGTGATAAAGCTCTTATTCAAGCCGCATGAGTTGACACGAGATGCGGGTATGGGTAAGAGGGAAGGTTTTGAGGATGCGGGTCCGCTGAGATTGTAAGTTTAAGATTATAATTTATAAACCTCCCTGCCCTTGCTTCTGCTTCTGCTTATGCTTCAACTTCAGTTTTAACCTGTAATAACTCAAGGGATGTGCAATCTTCTCACAGAGCTCATCCTTGCCCACGCAGTTGCCATAGGTACGCATCGTAGCACATGAGGGGGCGGTATAGCGAGTACCACTCTTAGCACCCGCGATATGCTCCACCTGATACCTCGTCCGGGCTTCGTCGAAGTCAGGTGAATTCCTGTATTGTTCTATCACATCATCCACAGACAGTCCGGCATTCAACAGGAAAGCAGTAACGGCGAATCTCGCACTGTGTGGCACATTTACACCCGCCTTCAAATTGCTCAGGATGTTTATTATGCATGGCGGGTAGGAGTTTGGATCGCCCCGCAGAGGAGTATGGAGCTCTTCCAGATTCTTACGCTTGATTCCAAGTTCTTTCCTTATGTGCTCGATATGTTCACTCAGCGAAGCACAGATATCATCAGGGACATCCAGCGGCAGGTCTTTTACTATCCGTTCATACATCGCTTCCTGGATAATTCGTACAAATTCGCTCATCCCGAGGCTCACTTTACCACGCACCAGACTTCGATTCACAAGTTTCCATCTCTTGTCCCTGAGATTAACAGTGAGTCGGAGATAGTCAGTGAAAGGTACCAGAACAAAATTGGAGGAGAACTCGGCATGTATGCCCAGATCCTCAGACAACTCATGGATGATACTATCACCAGAGCGCAAATCTTCCAATAAACGCCTGTATGCCCCTTTTGCTTCTGCTAACGCATACCTGCGAATGAGATAGGAATCATGAATGCATGATACGAGGATACGAGCAAAGGGATATGATAGTAACTCCGTCTGCGCCTGCACATCATCGGCTATAACAGGTCTGTGGATTTGTCCGGTTCTTATAGCTTCTATTACTCGCTCTTTAGCTCGTATCCTCGCTGATACTGAACTGATGAGGTCATCAAGTGTGAATCCCGCCTCCTTTACATATTCCAAAGCTCCGGATAGAAAGGGATAAAAGCATAACTGCAAGTGCAAATGCTCAAATGCTCTCATCTCTGTCTCATAATCTCTAATCTCCCGCCACGCATGATCATCATGTAATCCATGAGTACAAGAGCAACCATCGCTTCTGCTACCGGTACTATCCTGGGGCATATACAGGGGTCATGCCTACCTCTTATCCTCAGTTCCACCTCCTCCATTTGCTCCATGTCCACACTCCGCTGCGGCTTTGCAATAGACGGGGTGGGTTTCACTGCCATTCTGCATATCACAGGCTCACCAGTTGAGATACCACCTAAGATACCACCTGCATT includes:
- a CDS encoding riboflavin synthase, with translation MTKKVGIADTTFARYDMAAVAIEELKKAASVRIERYTVPGMKDLPVAAKKLIEEKDCDIVMAFAMPGPADIDKQCAHEASLGIIAAQLLTSTHIIEVFVYEDEAGDDKELAWLAERRAREHARNVIKLLFKPHELTRDAGMGKREGFEDAGPLRL
- the nuoE gene encoding NADH-quinone oxidoreductase subunit NuoE, which encodes MVEIDLNRVEEIIDRYEGEEGVLIQMLLDLQSEFNWIPRGVIARISERLHIPKSQIYRIASFYKAMSLSPVGRHVIQVCLGTACQVRGAPRIMDRVKESLGIEEGETTQDMRFTLRRVNCLGCCAMGPVVVVDGDYHGKVTPSEVEDLLQSYK
- a CDS encoding DNA primase large subunit PriL encodes the protein MEYVKEAGFTLDDLISSVSARIRAKERVIEAIRTGQIHRPVIADDVQAQTELLSYPFARILVSCIHDSYLIRRYALAEAKGAYRRLLEDLRSGDSIIHELSEDLGIHAEFSSNFVLVPFTDYLRLTVNLRDKRWKLVNRSLVRGKVSLGMSEFVRIIQEAMYERIVKDLPLDVPDDICASLSEHIEHIRKELGIKRKNLEELHTPLRGDPNSYPPCIINILSNLKAGVNVPHSARFAVTAFLLNAGLSVDDVIEQYRNSPDFDEARTRYQVEHIAGAKSGTRYTAPSCATMRTYGNCVGKDELCEKIAHPLSYYRLKLKLKHKQKQKQGQGGL